The following nucleotide sequence is from Osmia lignaria lignaria isolate PbOS001 chromosome 16, iyOsmLign1, whole genome shotgun sequence.
CCaaagggaaagggaaagggaaaggTAAAAAGGGCGCAGTTCGATTAACAAATGGCACCGGTACGTTTTAATATCACGCATTTGAATTAGTCAATTACAGATTtataagtattttaaaatattgaaactgtTATATAGGACCTTCGAAATCAAAACCTCGATCGGATGATGAGGAAATGAATAGTGAGGATGACGATGAAGATTTAGATGAAGTAGGAAAGAATAATTCTATTGTGTGCGCACCAGGTATATATCTTAATCTTCTATCAattagatatatatatacataattacaGAAAACTATctgtattattaataaacaatgaaattgatgataattttatttgttcaaCAGGACCATCACGTTTGACAAATGGTCATACTAAACGTTCTGGCAACACAACACGGCCGACCCTAAAACTTCGAATTCCTAGGGCTGCTGTATCGAAAAAACCAAAAGAAAGTGAGAGTGAAGCTAGTGACTCGGAAGCTTCCGCAGAAAATGAAAGTAGTGGTAGTGTACCTATAAGAAGGACACGCGCAAGGAAAGCAGTACCTAGTGTCAGTGCTGATAGTAGTGATTCCGGAGAAGTATATACACCTAGTGGTCGCGGTAAGCAAACTCGAAAAAATCGTGCGAAAAATAGCAAAAATAGTAAACAAGTAAAAGCAAAACCGAAATTAAAATCCTACGAAGACAACATCAGTGATGTGGTAACTGATGACGATGATGAAGTGTTCACTACAAATGAGTTTTCAGATGAAGAAAGTGAAGAAGTAGTTGTTAATAGAAGTAGAACAAGATCACGGAAATTAGCATCTACGTCTGAGCACGAGGATAACGTTAAAAGCGTAACGAAAAGTGGAAGAAACAACATCGAAAGTCAAagtgaagaagatgaagaagaggaagaggaagaggaagaagaagaagaagaagatgaagaagaggatgatgaagaagaagaacagcgtCAAGATAGGACGAATAATCAAGATTCAGATAGCGAAGAATCGGATAAAGTTTTTCGATCAACGAAACCTCAACGAAGAGTTCGTGGATCAAGGGAAACGCAAAGTCAGGAACCTGTACAAAATTCAAGAAGAAGCGGAAAACGTCCTCGTTACAATGAAGAAAGTGATGAAAGCAATACAATGCCAGTTAGGAATCGACGTAAAATTAAACGTCGGTATTATGCGGAAGAAAGTGACGAAAGTCCAGAGCCTGAAAATGTACCAGGCATTAGTATAAGTAGTAGGGGACGTGTGCGTAGAATGACAGAACGTGCACGGGCTTTTCGTGCTCTTTTAGAATCACCCTAACAACATCTTTTACGCtagaaataaaatgtaaattattaattaatctatgaaATAATTCTTACAAACGATTATTTaagaatattgtaaaaattgaaaatgttatttGATCATGTTTGTTCTTTGAAACATGCGACTGTATCCATATTGTAGCATTACACTAAATTTGTGTATGCCAGGATATTATTGCCTGAAGATCTTAGACTAAGATTATAGATAGACATACGTATAAACACTTGAGATTGTCATAGCAATTCATGGTAATTACAGCTATAAAGTACTTCCATTATTATAAAGCACatcgataatattatttttttatgtttaaatacAGGATCAGTTAACAATGCATAAGGCAAATTTAATAGCAAGCGGAAACAgtgtaattttataatgttcTTTGGTTCTATGGGCATACCTTTTGTAtagttttgtaaattttatcacATCATTACTTATTTTCATATGAAGTATTTATAACATATATACCATTCCCGATATTCAAAatgtaattacaattaaattgtTACATGATTATTTTTACAAGATATTCTGAACTGTTAATAATGTATGATGTTTACAAATAcagatggaaaaatatttacaaattctgAATTTCTATACAATAACGGTAGCAAAAACGGAATAGTATATAATAGTGTTTGTATTACATTGTTAGAAATATGTTATTGTACCTGGAATGACATGAAAAAATGCCCATCTTATTCAGGGAATATAACGTTAAGCTTAgctaaaatttcaaacttctgCTTGTTTAAACAATGTTAATTGACAAGTGAAAAGCTACTTTCATGTAAAGAtcttaaaaagtagaaaaatggcATTATCTATTCGAATAtgtgattaataaaaatgatcagTATCAGTGCTTCTGTTTGCATCTGATGAAATGATGTAGTTAAAAATACAATGTAAGTCTTTTTAACAACAATGAcatttatttaatgaatttaatatttgtaTATTCATCTaagataatatttcatttattttaataaaaattgatttcaaaTTCAATGAATTGCATaagaaagtaaaatattaagatttttattatgatgtatttttaatattcattaattatatcaagtgtttgtacattaaaaaaaaaaaagaaaattgtacttatttttcataatttggaAATTATGTTAAATGAGGCAGTGCCTTTATAAACCTGATGATTTATTTAAGGAATATGAGTGACATTTATTTTCTATCCATTTCTTGAAAGAGTACTTGAAAATTATAAAGGGATATTCAtattctttcaatttaattaatttcgtaaTGGCACTGTTTTCGCTTTTTTTACGATTATACttaaaatataatgttatttGTAAATACAAATGCAATTTAAagtgattataattttttttttaaataacatgtaAAAAAAACGTGCGCTTTATATGATCTGTAGTATGAAGTAGCAACTTTTTACATGTAATTTATATGTCCATTAGAGGATTAAGAACCAATGCTCGTGCGACTAGGAATTTTTCATACATAGAAAATAGACATTTTTCAGATTTATATAGCTTAACAATTAATTCACTTACTGTACAATAGATTACAAGTTTTTCAAGACAGTTATGCAACCAACAAACTAACATAGCATAAGGATATGTGCACAAATATTGGAAGTTTTGACTGTCTCGAGTCATTGTGATACTAGCGtaagaatattaaatatataatgatataaatattaataattaggagtataatgaatatttttttaataacgcctcaaaaaaatagaatcatatcATGTGGATTCAAGAAGTCAAATATCTCTGATTACACtaatttaatacaaatattaatattgatcatttaattaattacattatgattaacatatttcatattttaatcttcagaattaatataattttctgtaTATAAACATTGTTAAGTAACAAAACTTAATTAACGTAATAGTTTcgatttatgtaaaattttaaattttagttgTGAAACCAATGTGCTCTGTTGCATACTTAGTTTATTAAAACCCACCGTcaccaataaaaaaaatattaaattgtttcATATTTGTTTTTCATTCAATTGAGGAACCTATAATATACTTTTAAACATTCATTTCTTCCATTAATTTATTATCTTGCATAATTAATtgattgattttataaaattttaaatataaagtcTTACCTTACCACCAGATAGCGCTGTTTACATTTTATACTACTTTTTAATATAAGAAAATTAACTTCAATGATTGATACTATAACAATAAATTGTTCCAAATTACTCTttctttacaatatttataaaactatCAACTGAAAGAATTATACGACTTTAGTTAGAAAAAGGAATATTGTTGGATACACTGGTAACTATACCGTACCTTCCGGTAAGAGGTCGCCCACTTCTCTACGTTGATGGATCCTTTTCCGGTAGGGTGACAAAATGACTGGCTTCAGTAATAAGGTTCGTATCATAAGTTTTATTATTGTAAGCTACAAGAAACAATatatgttatgaaatatattcgTTTGAATCAATGTAATATAACTAAAAAGTTGATAAGTTCTACTTACATGTATTTAAtacgaatttgaaaaaattatatgttgTACCTGCTGTACGATTTTGTATGTCGGACACACGTGTTTGCATGGAACcgcattctttatttttattgttattttattgtttttcaaTATTACAGTAGTTTTTATTGACGGTATTTATAAACAAGTGACAATTTTGATGTAATAAATCCATAGAATTGATGGATATTATTTGTTATTGATAATGTTGTGTAAAACTTAATGTCATTATTCTTCTTCATGTAACACttctatataatataattatgttTTTTTAGCCAATACTGATCGATGGCCGTGGCCATCTACTCGGTCGTTTAGCAGCAATTATTGCTAAGACCATCTTACAGGGCAACAAAGTAATTGTTGTTCGGAGTGAACAACTTAATATCTCTGGTAACTTCTTCAGGTCTGTGGAAAGGGGTATATTAGTTTTAATGACCTACTTAAACAAAGCACTATTTGGTTTGCGTTTACTGTATGTTTTTTTACCTATGATTTTCTTTTAGGAACAAGTTGAAATTCATGTCATTCTTGCGTAAAAGATGTAATGTGAATCCAGCTCGTGGACCTTTCCATTTCCGTGCTCCTAGCAAAATATTATGGAAAACAGTTCGTGGTATATTtgaatgttaattaattctttatattatttcaacttATGTCAATGATTATTTACCTACATTATTTGATAATTCAGTGATGAAAACTTCTAGTATGAGATgatttgttataaaattaataatttgtggtataatttccaaaaaattaaaGACAGTTTAAATTACAGGAATGATTCCACACAAAACTCAAAGAGGAAAAGATGCTCTCAGAAGGTTGAAGATTTATGAAGGCTGTCCTCCACCATATGATCGCAGAAAACGTGTTGTTGTACCAGGGGCTATGAGGGTTATGTGTCTTAAGCCTGGTAGGAAGGTAAGATGCAAAATTCATTTAaagtatatatacatacatctcatttttatacaatgatGTTATGGTAATTTGCGCCTGAATATAATATGCTTCATATTCTGTGATGTCACACTTGACTGAGTaaatctaaaagaaaaaaaatttacattaattaaagaaattatgggagattaatattgttttttttttatgttatagTACTGTCATGTAGGTAGATTGTCTCATGAAGTTGGGTGGAAATATAAGGCTGTGGTACGCACATTGGAAAATAAGAGGCGCGTCAGATCTATTCTTGAGGTTCAAAAGAGAGATAAACTCAaggtatatataaaaaataataatcatatAATTATATGTAAGTAATATTACATACTCCGTTTCGTGTGTTTCAGAAACTTACCAAACAAGCTGGGCAAACAGTTGCTAAAGCTACAGCACCATACacatcaattattaataattttggatacaattaatataaaaattgtaaaactaataaaattccataaacattttattctgagttattacgatttgtataaaattattgcGTATCCATTTTATTCCTATATTTAATCCTTCAAATAATCTCGTATGATCACAAAATTCGTTGCTTTCGAAAGGTTTTACTGGCCGGCTGtaacatataccgcagttcaccagagtccataactgcgacgcgcaggatGGAGGGGGAACGCGgtgagctctctgctaatcgctttccacttcgtttggaagtatcgccaatcagggcgaagatgcgcactggagaagcgcgaagaccGAAAATTGGTCTtctcgcagttatggactctggtgaactgctaCAGTTTAGACATCGATGACTTATTTGATTGAACaccaaatttatttaaaatatcttgagatatcgtcaatttatttataaactctTACAAAACATTTGAACACTTATATCTATATCAAAACATATAAACTTATATATTAATAAGGTACTTAAGGCTCAATACTTTCCACTGTGAAAACTACAGTTCCCCTTTTATCATTATCTTCATCATCGTGTACTTCGTGTTCTTCGCTTTCAGAACCAGAATCTTTTTCACTCGGTTCACGATAAGTACCTACATTTTGAGGTAAAGGTCCAATACTGTGTAAACCAAATTGTTCAGCTAATCTCTCTGCTGCATGCTTTGCTTGAATTTCctaaaaaataacataattattaCTAAATATACTTTATAAAAGTACCTAATACTTTCGTCGTCACATGTATCGTTAGTAATACACCGTATATACCCTGTGGACCACAAAAATATCGCGACGGCGAAAATGTTAAAGTGCaagaatatttaattacttGAAGTTTTTCACTTTGCTCCTTCTGTAGTCTCAAAGATTCACttaaatctataatttttgCTGCATCATGAACTATGAGCGGGGGTGTAGCTGCTGTAACTTCCCAGTActtattttgttttctttgctTCTCTTTTTCTGGCTCATGTACACCAGATTTAGTTGTTTTATATGGTTTAAATggtacctttttatttttatcttccaAATGGTTTTCCACTTTACTGACAATAAATGAAACATGATCAGCAGGTTCTgtagattcttttttaaatgattcTATTTCTGCCAAATCTTCTGGCTTAATCAAACTTTCTTCTGGTGGTAAATGTATGACTTTCTTCTTATGAACACCAGAGCCTGTAGGCTAATATAGACaaattgataaatattaaaacaatataCATGGAATATAAACTAATTTCTGAGAATATAAAACTAACTTGCGCCAAGATTTTCAAAGGATCATCTTCATCATCGCTATCAAGTTGAACAATTTTCTCtgtattttttgtttcattgtaTTTGCCTGTCCATTCTAGTTCATTCATGGCCATTTTTCCTTCAGATGCTATATTCAATCCTGACAGAAGATTAGCAGCAttttcaatatcatttttattttttaattcctcCACTAATCTATCACGAAATCTCTTAATCTTTTCTCCTTTGTCTGGCAGCTTTGATATAAAGGCTCTAgaacaataatattataaacaatttacCTAATAGTTCAATACATGCCATAAATCTTACCTACTtattattaagaattttattCTGCCTTTCTAAGATTTCTTCCAACTGAAATTTCTGTAACTTCCCCATATCATCAATATATCCTTGATGTTCTTGTTTTGGGAGAGGTGGTAAATCACCTGGTATTTTATGAAGTACCGTGCTTTTatacatctttttttatttgtgGTATATGAACTTTACATTTGAAATGCTTGCAGAAACAACCTGTAAAATCAAGAGTTCAAATATAAATGTATTTCAGAGAAATATTTAATGTTATAGCATTAGAAAATTGTACGTTAtacaataaaaatcatttaattatacaaaatattaaaaacgtaATTAAAGCGATTATTAACCTTTGTGATAATATTACCCTGACAGTCaccaaaatataatttatataaatatactcTTTACA
It contains:
- the Polr2M gene encoding RNA polymerase II subunit M — translated: MYKSTVLHKIPGDLPPLPKQEHQGYIDDMGKLQKFQLEEILERQNKILNNKAFISKLPDKGEKIKRFRDRLVEELKNKNDIENAANLLSGLNIASEGKMAMNELEWTGKYNETKNTEKIVQLDSDDEDDPLKILAQPTGSGVHKKKVIHLPPEESLIKPEDLAEIESFKKESTEPADHVSFIVSKVENHLEDKNKKVPFKPYKTTKSGVHEPEKEKQRKQNKYWEVTAATPPLIVHDAAKIIDLSESLRLQKEQSEKLQEIQAKHAAERLAEQFGLHSIGPLPQNVGTYREPSEKDSGSESEEHEVHDDEDNDKRGTVVFTVESIEP
- the RpL13A gene encoding ribosomal protein L13A; the protein is MTGFSNKPILIDGRGHLLGRLAAIIAKTILQGNKVIVVRSEQLNISGNFFRNKLKFMSFLRKRCNVNPARGPFHFRAPSKILWKTVRGMIPHKTQRGKDALRRLKIYEGCPPPYDRRKRVVVPGAMRVMCLKPGRKYCHVGRLSHEVGWKYKAVVRTLENKRRVRSILEVQKRDKLKKLTKQAGQTVAKATAPYTSIINNFGYN